One Rosa chinensis cultivar Old Blush chromosome 5, RchiOBHm-V2, whole genome shotgun sequence genomic region harbors:
- the LOC112202981 gene encoding protein RALF-like 4, producing the protein MDLKSCLVVLLVALAMVAAVESSKIHDAAWGLKQRHNNVGDMIGEETEMLLDSEAGRRQLMQGRFISYEALKKDNIPCGQRGKSYYDCNNRNQVNSYRRGCTYITRCARSD; encoded by the coding sequence ATGGATCTCAAATCCTGCCTTGTTGTGCTCCTCGTGGCCTTAGCCATGGTGGCCGCAGTAGAGTCCTCAAAGATCCACGATGCCGCCTGGGGTCTCAAACAGCGCCACAACAATGTGGGTGACATGATCGGAGAAGAAACTGAGATGTTACTGGACTCCGAGGCCGGCCGGCGTCAACTTATGCAAGGCCGTTTCATTAGCTACGAAGCCCTTAAGAAAGACAACATACCGTGTGGCCAGCGCGGCAAATCCTACTATGACTGCAATAACAGAAATCAGGTCAATTCTTACCGCCGAGGTTGTACTTACATTACTCGATGCGCCCGCAGTGATTGA